In Archocentrus centrarchus isolate MPI-CPG fArcCen1 chromosome 24, fArcCen1, whole genome shotgun sequence, one DNA window encodes the following:
- the LOC115774775 gene encoding uncharacterized protein LOC115774775 — protein MPGEMGEEVCMHLKLPLVTPESLEKVIGPCVQDISHKEWMSLDGCENGSEVGILLFDMCRALIGEISTLVLEDVEPQVLASDHYHLCGDDETVQGGCSHCRVTEQDIQACFRNSLHRYFSEALNIAEQSSHSLDHLVRLFSAQITKSVNSSLAQLTWSALPSDIYSSPSAECILQMVHIIGKMFKSMLDGRERMEDGSCDKVACPRCNCEECWCADPEDAEHVEQHSTEMLGLSDCSSESSDCMEDLDPEPAPQHSDHSESHHFTSASSHPPCPEYLINGTFVTVVLAKLVDHIAANTRSSILNVDLDQLVYGVTRRTEGMLTFALPQRVQSLHISIYKKLCQIFGSKYVLQALMEAGDEEFELEVSKTLISVLKKSKTSKNTFNPGTLSPVPESQTPEPDGEEWSGKASPVPEIETPEPDGEEWSGKASPVPEIETPEPDGEEWSGKASPVPEGETPEPDGEEWSGKASPVPEGETPEPDGEEWSGKASPVPEGETPEPDGEDWSGKASLVPENQTSEAQREEKREQTSPSRPKRSLGRTIRKKLSRWASRVVNFFNDGLDSEIHRLDFSVTSPVWTNPLL, from the exons ATGCCAGGAGAAATGGGAGAAGAGGTTTGCATGCATTTAAAGTTGCCCCTGGTGACCCCCGAATCCCTTGAGAAAGTCATCGGCCCCTGTGTGCAGGATATTTCACACAA ggaGTGGATGTCTCTGGATGGCTGTGAAAATGGATCAGAAGTGGGCATTCTGCTGTTCGACATGTGTCGTGCGTTAATAGGTGAAATTAGCACCTTGGTCCTGGAGGATGTGGAGCCTCAGGTTCTTGCCTCGGACCACTATCATTTATGTGGCGATGATGAAACTGTGCAGGGCGGGTGCAGTCACTGCAGAGTGACGGAGCAGGACATTCAAGCCTGCTTTAGGAACAGCCTTCATCGCTATTTTAGTGAAGCCCTGAACATAGCAGAGCAAAGCTCCCACAGCTTGGATCACTTAGTGAGATTGTTCTCAGCACAGATTACCAAAAGTGTAAACTCATCGCTGGCTCAACTCACATGGTCAGCTCTTCCCTCTGACATTTATTCCTCGCCATCAGCAGAATGCATTTTACAAATGGTCCATATCATAGGGAAAATGTTTAAATCCATGTTGGATGGCCGTGAAAGAATGGAGGACGGGTCATGTGACAAGGTGGCATGCCCGCGCTGTAACTGCGAGGAGTGCTGGTGTGCTGACCCCGAGGACGCTGAACACGTCGAGCAGCACAGCACAGAAATGTTAGGATTAAGTGACTGTTcatcagagagttcagactgcaTGGAGGATTTGGATCCTGAACCAGCTCCACAGCATTCTGATCACTCAGAATCACATCACTTCACAAGTGCTTCTTCACATCCTCCCTGTCCTGAGTACCTGATCAACGGGACCTTTGTTACTGTGGTTCTTGCCAAGTTGGTTGACCACATTGCTGCTAACACCAGATCGTCCATACTAAACGTGGATCTTGATCAGTTAGTGTACGGTGTTACAAGGAGGACCGAGGGCATGCTGACATTTGCTCTCCCACAAAGGGTTCAAAGCCTGCACATCTccatctacaaaaaactgtgCCAGATATTTGGATCAAAATATGTGCTGCAGGCTCTGATGGAAGCAGGCGATGAAGAATTTGAGTTAGAGGTTTCTAAGACTTTAATATCAGTGCTCAAAAAGTCTAAGACCTCTAAGAACACTTTCAATCCCGGGACCCTTTCTCCAGTTCCTGAGAGTCAAACTCCAGAGCCTGACGGTGAAGAATGGAGTGGAAAAGCTTCTCCGGTTCCCGAGATTGAAACTCCAGAACCTGACGGTGAAGAATGGAGTGGAAAAGCTTCTCCGGTTCCTGAGATTGAAACTCCAGAGCCTGACGGTGAAGAATGGAGTGGAAAAGCTTCTCCGGTTCCTGAGGGTGAAACTCCAGAACCTGACGGTGAAGAATGGAGTGGAAAAGCTTCTCCGGTTCCTGAGGGTGAAACTCCAGAACCTGACGGTGAAGAATGGAGTGGAAAAGCTTCTCCGGTTCCTGAGGGTGAAACTCCAGAACCTGACGGTGAAGACTGGAGTGGAAAAGCTTCTCTGGTTCCTGAGAATCAGACATCGGAAgctcagagagaagaaaagagagaacaaaCATCGCCCTCACGTCCAAAAAGATCACTGGGCAGAACTATCAGGAAGAAGCTTTCACGCTGGGCTTCTCGTGTTGTGAATTTCTTTAATGACGGCCTGGACAGTGAAATTCACAGGCTTGACTTTTCAGTCACATCTCCAGTTTGGACAAACCCTCTTCTTTAG
- the e2f6 gene encoding transcription factor E2F6 has translation MVKCVVSGCPNRAVVVNRGLFSRPQKRFFTFPKDPARVQVWLAALRETEKQDSAEQHIICEDHFLPEDILDDGVSSDAIPIMPPCLDGALGLLGHWRAESSEEEDQWAAGGGGGGAGDEEEEEFEVPAMIPFVQEPPTPTLKQDPETKPASGASRDVLNHLKEMIQTKITTRQDVSLGVLTVRFLELLLTAPDGSVDLREVMKSLHTRRRRVYDITNVLEGISVIEKQTANKVKWIGSCPISSFLPKNKQKFHRELENLKLVEDTLDTLIKSCAQQLFDMTDERENAQLAYVTHEDISRLEAFQEQTVIAVKAPEETKLEVPAPTEESIQVHLKGGKGPITVMTCDIGTGEAATADQSGCFVTLEESRIKTSTLHKESSSPQSSTPGGASTPGGASS, from the exons ATGGTGAAGTGTGTCGTCTCAGGGTGTCCGAACCGCGCGGTAGTTGTTAACCGGGGGCTCTTCAGCAGACCGCAGAAGAGGTTCTTTACCTTCCCCAAGGACCCGGCGCGGGTCCAG GTGTGGCTCGCAGCGCTGAGGGAGACGGAGAAGCAGGACTCCGCAGAGCAGCATATAATCTGTGAAGACCACTTCCTGCCAGAGGACATCTTGGATGATGGCGTCAGCAGTGATGCCATTCCCATCATGCCCCCCTGCTTGGACGGGGCCTTGGGTTTGCTGGGCCACTGGAGGGCCGAGTCGTCCGAGGAGGAGGATCAGTGggctgctggaggaggaggtggtggtgctggtgatgaggaggaggaagaatttGAGGTTCCAGCTATGATACCTTTTGTACAAGAACCTCCTACACCTACACTGAAGCAG GATCCAGAAACCAAGCCGGCTTCAGGAGCGAGCAG GGATGTCCTGAATCATTTAAAGGAGATGATACAGACCAAGATAACGACCCGACAAG ACGTGTCTCTGGGAGTGCTGACGGTGCGTTTCCTGGAGCTCCTGCTGACGGCGCCCGATGGCTCGGTGGACCTGCGCGAGGTCATGAAAAGCCTGCATACCCGCAGGCGGCGGGTTTACGACATCACCAACGTCCTGGAGGGCATCAGTGTCATTGAGAAGCAGACGGCCAACAAGGTCAAGTGGAT AGGAAGCTGTCCCATCTCCAGCTTTCTGCCGAAGAACAAGCAGAAGTTCCACAGGGAGCTGGAGAACCTGAAGCTGGTGGAGGACACTTTGGACACCCTCATCAAAAGCTGTGCCCAGCAGCTGTTTGATATGACCGACGAGCGGGAAAACGCTCA GTTGGCCTATGTGACCCATGAGGACATCAGCCGGCTCGAAGCCTTCCAGGAGCAGACGGTGATCGCCGTCAAAGCTCCAGAGGAAACCAAGCTGGAGGTTCCTGCACCTACAGAG GAGAGCATCCAGGTCCATCTGAAGGGGGGGAAGGGTCCCATCACGGTGATGACGTGCGATATCGGGACAGGCGAAGCTGCGACTGCAGATCAGAGCGGCTGCTTTGTAACACTAGAGGAGAGCCGGATAAAGACGAGCACGCTGCACAAAG AGTCCTCGAGTCCACAGAGCTCCACACCGGGCGGAGCCTCCACACCGGGCGGAGCCTCCAGCTGA
- the LOC115774739 gene encoding pleckstrin homology domain-containing family F member 1-like, which yields MDQLMTAQYNLERVQAVARSFGSSGKRLLRQDRILVREGTLLKQSRRGLQPKAFFLFNDVLVYGSIVLNGRWHKKQQIFPLENILLEDVEDGARLKNQWLIRTPKKCFYVSAASYEEKKAWIENIEDCKDKVLQSRSRSRSCSLDFAGPMIPEQASVACMRCTSKFTKIQRRYHCRKCGFVVCSTCSRKRVVIKHIDPTKQLRVCPTCHISLNKDVHNSIRMRWDSAGKSTEEEMEYSEEEDED from the exons ATGGACCAGCTAATGACTGCTCAGTATAACTTGGAGCGGGTCCAGGCTGTTGCCAGATCATTTGGATCATCGGGGAAGCGCTTACTCCGGCAGGATCGGATTCTGGTCAGAGAGGGCACGCTGTTAAAGCAGAGCCGCAGAGGACTGCAGCCCAaagctttcttcctcttcaaTGATGTACTGGTTTACGGCAGTATCGTCCTGAACGGCCGCTGGCACAAAAAGCAGCAGATCTTTCCTCTAG AGAATATCCTGCTGGAGGACGTGGAGGACGGTGCCAGGTTAAAGAACCAGTGGTTAATCCGCACACCCAAGAAGTGCTTCTACGTTTCTGCCGCCTCCTATGAGGAGAAAAAAGCCTGGATTGAGAACATAGaggactgtaaggataaagtgctgcagagcagaagccgcagcagaagctgcagtttgGACTTTGCCGGTCCCATGATCCCTGAACAGGCCTCTGTTGCCTGCATGCGCTGCACCAGCAAGTTCACAAAGATCCAACGTCGATATCACTGCAGAAAATGTGGCTTCGTGGTTTGCAGCACGTGCTCCAGGAAGCGAGTGGTGATTAAACACATTGACCCGACTAAACAGCTGAGAGTCTGCCCAACGTGTCACATCAGCCTgaacaaggatgtccataactCAATCCGTATGAGATGGGACAGCGCCGGGAAGTCAACAGAAGAGGAGATGGAGTAcagtgaggaagaggatgaagattAG